One genomic window of Phaenicophaeus curvirostris isolate KB17595 chromosome 21, BPBGC_Pcur_1.0, whole genome shotgun sequence includes the following:
- the SPATA22 gene encoding spermatogenesis-associated protein 22: protein MKRSLVDTPTRSTAGCLPVPLFNQKKRNRQPLTSNPLKHEPSTTSGTHIYNFSPTSSGWGTANPELDELEKAASNGAEEKTPSTKVWNRNVFTPLSNTTDSRPGSGTIRKFESLSNSLKTVQQQKAPDNRNSSQHSKTTETRQTYTSRGQWPVKPNTVSKSLQDHSLAYKFNHNNQQNKMNENRFDCVPEEKSQEVSSSRLKIKEKKNSLRIISAVIESLRHWSQYTYKTALLFEVLGTLDSAVTPGAYGAKNFLLRDGKQSLPCVFYEIDRELPRLIRGRVHRCMGNYDTKRNILKCVSVRPATIQEQSTFQEFVKRADVEMTAYVKTMNEI, encoded by the exons atgaaaaggagtTTGGTTGACACTCCAACTCGCAGCACAGCAG gtTGTCTGCCTGTACCTCTGttcaatcagaaaaaaagaaataggcaGCCCCTCACTTCAAATCCACTTAAACATGAGCCAAGTACCACTTCTGGGACTCATATTTACAACTTTTCTCCTACATCATCTG GCTGGGGGACTGCAAACCCAGAATTGGATGAGCTAGAGAAAGCAGCAAGCAATGG ggcagaagagaagactccCAGTACCAAAGTTTGGAACAGAAATGTGTTTACCCCTTTAAGTAACACAACAGATTCAAGACCTGGTAGTGGAACTATTCGAAAGTTTGAGAGCCTTTCAAATAGTTTGAAAACTGTCCAGCAGCAAAAAGCACCTGATAACCGTAATTCATCTCAGCATAGCAAAACAACAGAAACCAGACAAACATACACTTCAAGAGGACAGTGGCCAGTGAAACCTAACACTGTTTCAAAAAGTCTGCAGGATCATAGCCTGGCATATAAATTTAACCACAAtaatcagcaaaataaaatgaatgaaaaccgGTTTGATTGTGTTCCAGAAGAGAAAAGTCAG GAAGTTTCATCATCTcgattaaaaattaaagaaaaaaagaattctttgcGAATCATATCTGCAGTCATTGAAAGCCTGAGGCACTGGAGTCAATATACTTATAAAACTGCATTGTTATTTGAAGTTTTAG GCACACTTGATTCTGCAGTCACACCTGGAGCATATGGGgcaaagaattttcttctgaGAGATGGAAAGCAGAGTCTGCCTTGCGTCTTTTACGAAATT GACCGGGAGCTTCCAAGACTAATTAGAGGTCGAGTGCACAGGTGCATGGGAAACTATGACacaaaaaggaacattttgaaGTGCGTCTCTGTAAGGCCAGCAACTATTCAAGAACAAAGCACTTTCCAAGAGTTTGTTAAAAGAGCAGATGTTGAAATGACAGCATATGTAAAAACAatgaatgaaatttaa
- the ASPA gene encoding aspartoacylase isoform X1 — translation MLNEQFLELLKSMTSSSVVDKPPVRRVAIFGGTHGNELSGVFLVKHWQENGAEIQRTGMEVKPFLTNPRAVKKCTRYIDCDLNRVFDPDNLGRTVVEDIPYEVRRAQEINHIFGPKGSDDAYDLIFDLHNTTSNMGGTLILENSRDDFTIQMFHYIKNALAPERCPVLLIEHPSLKYATTRSVAKHPVGVEVGPQPQGVVRADTLDKMRKIVKHGLDFVQLFNEGKEFTPCTIEVFKIMEKVDYPRNKNDEVIAIIHPKLQDQDWQPLNKGDPLFLTLDGEVIAYKGDCTVYPTFINEAAYYEKKQAFVKTVKMKLSANHIRSSVLEQNAS, via the exons ATGTTAAATGAG cAATTCTTAGAGCTGCTGAAAAGCATGACTTCCTCTTCTGTTGTTGATAAACCTCCGGTCAGACGGGTTGCTATCTTCGGGGGAACTCATGGCAATGAGTTATCAGGGGTATTTTTGGTCAAGCACTGGCAAGAGAATGGAGCTGAGATTCAAAGAACAGGAATGGAAGTGAAACCATTTCTTACCAACCCAAGAGCTGTGAAGAAATGTACTAGATACATTGACTGTGATCTGAACCGTGTTTTTGACCCTGATAATCTTGG CAGGACAGTGGTGGAAGATATTCCATATGAAGTGAGAAGGGCTCAGGAAATCAATCATATATTTGGTCCAAAAGGTAGTGATGATGCGTATGACCTTATTTTTGACCTTCACAACACCACTTCTAACATGGGTGGTACCCTTATTCTTGAAAACTCCAGGGATGACTTTACAATTCAAATGTTTCATTATATCaag AACGCTTTGGCTCCAGAACGCTGCCCTGTTCTGCTGATTGAACATCCTAGCCTGAAATATGCAACAACTCGATCTGTAGCAAAACATCCTGTTg GTGTGGAGGTGGGTCCCCAGCCACAAGGCGTTGTTAGAGCCGATACCTTGGACAAAATGAGGAAGATTGTCAAACATGGCCTTGATTTTGTGCAACTTTTTAATGAAG GAAAGGAATTCACACCATGTACAATtgaggtttttaaaataatggagaaaGTAGATTATCCCAGGAATAAGAATGATGAAGTTATTGCTATTATTCATCCTAAACTGCAG GATCAAGACTGGCAGCCACTGAACAAAGGTGATCCTCTATTTTTGACTCTTGATGGAGAAGTTATTGCATATAAAGGGGACTGTACAGTCTATCCAACATTTATTAACGAAGCTGCATattatgaaaagaaacaagcttttgtaaaaacagtaaaaatgaaactcTCTGCAAATCACATCAGATCCTCAGTCTTAGAGCAGAACGCTTCTTAA
- the ASPA gene encoding aspartoacylase isoform X2, which produces MLNEQFLELLKSMTSSSVVDKPPVRRVAIFGGTHGNELSGVFLVKHWQENGAEIQRTGMEVKPFLTNPRAVKKCTRYIDCDLNRVFDPDNLGTVVEDIPYEVRRAQEINHIFGPKGSDDAYDLIFDLHNTTSNMGGTLILENSRDDFTIQMFHYIKNALAPERCPVLLIEHPSLKYATTRSVAKHPVGVEVGPQPQGVVRADTLDKMRKIVKHGLDFVQLFNEGKEFTPCTIEVFKIMEKVDYPRNKNDEVIAIIHPKLQDQDWQPLNKGDPLFLTLDGEVIAYKGDCTVYPTFINEAAYYEKKQAFVKTVKMKLSANHIRSSVLEQNAS; this is translated from the exons ATGTTAAATGAG cAATTCTTAGAGCTGCTGAAAAGCATGACTTCCTCTTCTGTTGTTGATAAACCTCCGGTCAGACGGGTTGCTATCTTCGGGGGAACTCATGGCAATGAGTTATCAGGGGTATTTTTGGTCAAGCACTGGCAAGAGAATGGAGCTGAGATTCAAAGAACAGGAATGGAAGTGAAACCATTTCTTACCAACCCAAGAGCTGTGAAGAAATGTACTAGATACATTGACTGTGATCTGAACCGTGTTTTTGACCCTGATAATCTTGG GACAGTGGTGGAAGATATTCCATATGAAGTGAGAAGGGCTCAGGAAATCAATCATATATTTGGTCCAAAAGGTAGTGATGATGCGTATGACCTTATTTTTGACCTTCACAACACCACTTCTAACATGGGTGGTACCCTTATTCTTGAAAACTCCAGGGATGACTTTACAATTCAAATGTTTCATTATATCaag AACGCTTTGGCTCCAGAACGCTGCCCTGTTCTGCTGATTGAACATCCTAGCCTGAAATATGCAACAACTCGATCTGTAGCAAAACATCCTGTTg GTGTGGAGGTGGGTCCCCAGCCACAAGGCGTTGTTAGAGCCGATACCTTGGACAAAATGAGGAAGATTGTCAAACATGGCCTTGATTTTGTGCAACTTTTTAATGAAG GAAAGGAATTCACACCATGTACAATtgaggtttttaaaataatggagaaaGTAGATTATCCCAGGAATAAGAATGATGAAGTTATTGCTATTATTCATCCTAAACTGCAG GATCAAGACTGGCAGCCACTGAACAAAGGTGATCCTCTATTTTTGACTCTTGATGGAGAAGTTATTGCATATAAAGGGGACTGTACAGTCTATCCAACATTTATTAACGAAGCTGCATattatgaaaagaaacaagcttttgtaaaaacagtaaaaatgaaactcTCTGCAAATCACATCAGATCCTCAGTCTTAGAGCAGAACGCTTCTTAA
- the ASPA gene encoding aspartoacylase isoform X3 — protein MLNEQFLELLKSMTSSSVVDKPPVRRVAIFGGTHGNELSGVFLVKHWQENGAEIQRTGMEVKPFLTNPRAVKKCTRYIDCDLNRVFDPDNLGRTVVEDIPYEVRRAQEINHIFGPKGSDDAYDLIFDLHNTTSNMGGTLILENSRDDFTIQMFHYIKNALAPERCPVLLIEHPSLKYATTRSVAKHPVGKEFTPCTIEVFKIMEKVDYPRNKNDEVIAIIHPKLQDQDWQPLNKGDPLFLTLDGEVIAYKGDCTVYPTFINEAAYYEKKQAFVKTVKMKLSANHIRSSVLEQNAS, from the exons ATGTTAAATGAG cAATTCTTAGAGCTGCTGAAAAGCATGACTTCCTCTTCTGTTGTTGATAAACCTCCGGTCAGACGGGTTGCTATCTTCGGGGGAACTCATGGCAATGAGTTATCAGGGGTATTTTTGGTCAAGCACTGGCAAGAGAATGGAGCTGAGATTCAAAGAACAGGAATGGAAGTGAAACCATTTCTTACCAACCCAAGAGCTGTGAAGAAATGTACTAGATACATTGACTGTGATCTGAACCGTGTTTTTGACCCTGATAATCTTGG CAGGACAGTGGTGGAAGATATTCCATATGAAGTGAGAAGGGCTCAGGAAATCAATCATATATTTGGTCCAAAAGGTAGTGATGATGCGTATGACCTTATTTTTGACCTTCACAACACCACTTCTAACATGGGTGGTACCCTTATTCTTGAAAACTCCAGGGATGACTTTACAATTCAAATGTTTCATTATATCaag AACGCTTTGGCTCCAGAACGCTGCCCTGTTCTGCTGATTGAACATCCTAGCCTGAAATATGCAACAACTCGATCTGTAGCAAAACATCCTGTTg GAAAGGAATTCACACCATGTACAATtgaggtttttaaaataatggagaaaGTAGATTATCCCAGGAATAAGAATGATGAAGTTATTGCTATTATTCATCCTAAACTGCAG GATCAAGACTGGCAGCCACTGAACAAAGGTGATCCTCTATTTTTGACTCTTGATGGAGAAGTTATTGCATATAAAGGGGACTGTACAGTCTATCCAACATTTATTAACGAAGCTGCATattatgaaaagaaacaagcttttgtaaaaacagtaaaaatgaaactcTCTGCAAATCACATCAGATCCTCAGTCTTAGAGCAGAACGCTTCTTAA
- the TRPV3 gene encoding transient receptor potential cation channel subfamily V member 3 isoform X2, with the protein MIKDNNDIVPLMGKKTNPSGIPPSNQQEKKPTESTPTKKSSHFFLEIDGFESNVSPNNTSPPVFSKPMDSNIRPCASGNGEDMDSPQSLQDDATEYSPNVDSCCANISQGAEQTSARKKLKKYIFRAVSEGNIEELQCLLAELKERSNACTNVTVPDYLMKKFTAVDTGKTCLMKALLNINENTNEIVNTLLSFAEENGILERFINAAYTEEAYKGQTALNIAIERRQYEITQSLIEKGADVNAHAQGIFFNPKHKHEGFYFGETALALAACTNQPDIIQLLMDNTRTNISSQDSRGNNILHALVTVAENLKTQNDFVIRMYDMILLKSKDRNLETTRNKEGLTPLQLAAKTGKLEILKYILSREIRDKPNRSLSRKFTDWAYGPVQSSLYDLTELDTTTDNSVLEIIVYNTNIGNRHEMLTLEPLNSLLRMKWKKFARHMFFMSCCFYFLYNVTLTLVSYHRPNENEAPPYPLALTRGVGWLQLSGQVMVMLGAIFLAIKESVAIFLLRPSDLHSILSDAWFHFAFFIQALLVIFSVFLYLFSYKEHLVCLVLAMALGWANMLYFTRGFQSMGIYSVMIQKVILQDVIKFLVVYIVFLLGFGVALAALIETCQDGSECHFHSSLGPVLMDLFKLTLGLGDLEIQQNSKYPVLFLLLLITFVVLTFVLLLNMLIALMGETVEDISKESEHIWKLQRARTILEFEKFLPKCLRKKFQLGERCKVAENDTRVCLRINEVKWTEWKTHVSFINEDPGPTAKPAVGKMIQKTFLTQKRA; encoded by the exons ATGATTAAAGATAACAACGATATTGTTCCACTAATGGGCaagaaaacaaatccatctGGTATTCCCCCTTCAAACCAGCAAGAGAAAAAGCCGACTGAAAGCACTCCCACAAAGAAAAG TTCACACTTTTTTCTGGAGATTGATGGTTTTGAAAGCAATGTGTCTCCAAATAACACGTCTCCTCCAGTGTTTTCAAAACCAATGGATTCAAATATTCGTCCATG tgCATCTGGAAATGGGGAAGACATGGATTCCCCACAGTCTCTTCAGGATGATGCGACTGAATATAGCCCTAATGTAGACAGTTGTTG TGCTAACATATCACAAGGAGCAGAGCAGACCAGTGCCcggaagaagctgaaaaaatacatattccGGGCAGTATCTGAGGGGAATATAGAAGAATTGCAATGTCTGCTCgcagagctgaaggaaagaTCAAATGCGTGTACGAACGTGACTGTGCCAG ATTATCTGATGAAAAAATTCACAGCTGTAGATACTGGGAAAACTTGCCTGATGAAAGCTCTGCTGAACATCAATGAGAACACCAATGAGATAGTGAATACACTACTGtcctttgcagaagaaaatggtATTTTGGAGAGATTCATCAATGCAGCATATACAGAAGAGGCATATAAAG GCCAGACAGCTCTAAATATTGCTATTGAAAGACGACAGTATGAAATCACCCAGAGCCTTATAGAAAAAGGAGCTGATGTCAATGCTCACGCCCAGGGTATTTTCTTTAATCCCAAACATAAGCATGAAGGCTTTTATTTTG GTGAAACTGCACTGGCATTGGCTGCCTGCACCAATCAACCAGACATAATTCAACTGTTAATGGACAATACCAGGACTAACATTTCTTCTCAGGATTCCAGAGGAAACAATATCCTCCATGCATTAGTTACTGTGGCAGAGAACTTGAAAACCCAGAATGACTTCGTAATCAGAATGTACGATATGATTTTGTTGAAAAGTAAAGACAGAAATTTGGAAACAACGAGGAATAAGGAGGGTCTGACACCACTACAATTAGCTGCAAAAACTGGGAAATTAGAG ATTCTGAAATACATCCTGAGCAGAGAGATACGAGACAAGCCTAACAGGAGCTTGTCAAGAAAATTCACAGATTGGGCTTATGGTCCTGTTCAGTCTTCTCTTTACGATCTGACAGAACTAGATACCACCACAGACAATTCAGTATTGGAAATTATTGTCTATAATACAAATATTGGT aatcGTCACGAAATGCTGACTTTGGAGCCTCTGAATTCACTGCTGCGAATGAAATGGAAGAAGTTTGCACGACACATGTTTTTTATGTcatgttgtttttattttctatacaATGTAACACTAACGTTGGTTTCCTACCACAGGCctaatgaaaatgaa GCTCCACCTTATCCACTGGCTCTGACACGTGGTGTGGGATGGCTGCAGTTATCCGGACAGGTGATGGTTATGTTAGGAGCAATATTTTTAGCCATAAAAGAG AGTGTAGCCATCTTTCTGCTTAGGCCCTCAGACCTCCACTCGATTCTCTCTGACGCGTGGTTCCACTTTGCATT ttttataCAAGCTTTGCTTGTgatcttctctgtctttttgtACTTGTTTTCCTACAAAGAACACCTCGTGTGTCTGGTTTTGGCAATGGCCCTGGGATGGGCTAATATGCTCTATTTCACCAGAGGCTTCCAGTCCATGGGCATTTACAGTGTTATGATTCAAAAG gTCATCCTGCAAGATGTGATAAAATTTTTAGTTGTCTATATCGTGTTTTTGCTGGGATTTGGCGTAG CTCTTGCGGCGTTGATTGAAACTTGCCAAGATGGTAGTGAATGCCATTTCCACAGCAGCCTGGGGCCTGTTCTGATGGATCTTTTCAAGCTCACCCTAGGACTGGGTGACCTGGAGATCCAGCAAAATTCAAAGTATCCCgtgctgtttcttctgcttctcataACGTTTGTTGTGTTGACTTTTGTTCTTCTCTTGAACATGCTGATTGCATTAATGGGAGAAACAGTGGAAGATATTTCTAAAGAGAGTGAGCACATCTGGAAACTCCAG AGAGCCAGAACTATCTTGGAATTTGAAAAATTCTTACCAAAAtgtttgaggaaaaaattccAGCTGGGAGAGCGGTGTAAAGTGGCTGAAAATGATACCAGGGTGTgcttaag GATTAATGAAGTGAAGTGGACCGAGTGGAAAACACACGTTTCATTTATTAATGAAGATCCAGGGCCAACAG CTAAGCCTGCTGTGGGCAAAATGATCCAAAAGACTTTCTTAACACAGAAGAGAGCGTGA
- the TRPV3 gene encoding transient receptor potential cation channel subfamily V member 3 isoform X1 — protein sequence MIKDNNDIVPLMGKKTNPSGIPPSNQQEKKPTESTPTKKSSHFFLEIDGFESNVSPNNTSPPVFSKPMDSNIRPCASGNGEDMDSPQSLQDDATEYSPNVDSCCANISQGAEQTSARKKLKKYIFRAVSEGNIEELQCLLAELKERSNACTNVTVPDYLMKKFTAVDTGKTCLMKALLNINENTNEIVNTLLSFAEENGILERFINAAYTEEAYKGQTALNIAIERRQYEITQSLIEKGADVNAHAQGIFFNPKHKHEGFYFGETALALAACTNQPDIIQLLMDNTRTNISSQDSRGNNILHALVTVAENLKTQNDFVIRMYDMILLKSKDRNLETTRNKEGLTPLQLAAKTGKLEILKYILSREIRDKPNRSLSRKFTDWAYGPVQSSLYDLTELDTTTDNSVLEIIVYNTNIGNRHEMLTLEPLNSLLRMKWKKFARHMFFMSCCFYFLYNVTLTLVSYHRPNENEAPPYPLALTRGVGWLQLSGQVMVMLGAIFLAIKESVAIFLLRPSDLHSILSDAWFHFAFFIQALLVIFSVFLYLFSYKEHLVCLVLAMALGWANMLYFTRGFQSMGIYSVMIQKVILQDVIKFLVVYIVFLLGFGVALAALIETCQDGSECHFHSSLGPVLMDLFKLTLGLGDLEIQQNSKYPVLFLLLLITFVVLTFVLLLNMLIALMGETVEDISKESEHIWKLQRARTILEFEKFLPKCLRKKFQLGERCKVAENDTRVCLRINEVKWTEWKTHVSFINEDPGPTDPSKVQDNSRTNSKTTLNTFEETDDLPETSV from the exons ATGATTAAAGATAACAACGATATTGTTCCACTAATGGGCaagaaaacaaatccatctGGTATTCCCCCTTCAAACCAGCAAGAGAAAAAGCCGACTGAAAGCACTCCCACAAAGAAAAG TTCACACTTTTTTCTGGAGATTGATGGTTTTGAAAGCAATGTGTCTCCAAATAACACGTCTCCTCCAGTGTTTTCAAAACCAATGGATTCAAATATTCGTCCATG tgCATCTGGAAATGGGGAAGACATGGATTCCCCACAGTCTCTTCAGGATGATGCGACTGAATATAGCCCTAATGTAGACAGTTGTTG TGCTAACATATCACAAGGAGCAGAGCAGACCAGTGCCcggaagaagctgaaaaaatacatattccGGGCAGTATCTGAGGGGAATATAGAAGAATTGCAATGTCTGCTCgcagagctgaaggaaagaTCAAATGCGTGTACGAACGTGACTGTGCCAG ATTATCTGATGAAAAAATTCACAGCTGTAGATACTGGGAAAACTTGCCTGATGAAAGCTCTGCTGAACATCAATGAGAACACCAATGAGATAGTGAATACACTACTGtcctttgcagaagaaaatggtATTTTGGAGAGATTCATCAATGCAGCATATACAGAAGAGGCATATAAAG GCCAGACAGCTCTAAATATTGCTATTGAAAGACGACAGTATGAAATCACCCAGAGCCTTATAGAAAAAGGAGCTGATGTCAATGCTCACGCCCAGGGTATTTTCTTTAATCCCAAACATAAGCATGAAGGCTTTTATTTTG GTGAAACTGCACTGGCATTGGCTGCCTGCACCAATCAACCAGACATAATTCAACTGTTAATGGACAATACCAGGACTAACATTTCTTCTCAGGATTCCAGAGGAAACAATATCCTCCATGCATTAGTTACTGTGGCAGAGAACTTGAAAACCCAGAATGACTTCGTAATCAGAATGTACGATATGATTTTGTTGAAAAGTAAAGACAGAAATTTGGAAACAACGAGGAATAAGGAGGGTCTGACACCACTACAATTAGCTGCAAAAACTGGGAAATTAGAG ATTCTGAAATACATCCTGAGCAGAGAGATACGAGACAAGCCTAACAGGAGCTTGTCAAGAAAATTCACAGATTGGGCTTATGGTCCTGTTCAGTCTTCTCTTTACGATCTGACAGAACTAGATACCACCACAGACAATTCAGTATTGGAAATTATTGTCTATAATACAAATATTGGT aatcGTCACGAAATGCTGACTTTGGAGCCTCTGAATTCACTGCTGCGAATGAAATGGAAGAAGTTTGCACGACACATGTTTTTTATGTcatgttgtttttattttctatacaATGTAACACTAACGTTGGTTTCCTACCACAGGCctaatgaaaatgaa GCTCCACCTTATCCACTGGCTCTGACACGTGGTGTGGGATGGCTGCAGTTATCCGGACAGGTGATGGTTATGTTAGGAGCAATATTTTTAGCCATAAAAGAG AGTGTAGCCATCTTTCTGCTTAGGCCCTCAGACCTCCACTCGATTCTCTCTGACGCGTGGTTCCACTTTGCATT ttttataCAAGCTTTGCTTGTgatcttctctgtctttttgtACTTGTTTTCCTACAAAGAACACCTCGTGTGTCTGGTTTTGGCAATGGCCCTGGGATGGGCTAATATGCTCTATTTCACCAGAGGCTTCCAGTCCATGGGCATTTACAGTGTTATGATTCAAAAG gTCATCCTGCAAGATGTGATAAAATTTTTAGTTGTCTATATCGTGTTTTTGCTGGGATTTGGCGTAG CTCTTGCGGCGTTGATTGAAACTTGCCAAGATGGTAGTGAATGCCATTTCCACAGCAGCCTGGGGCCTGTTCTGATGGATCTTTTCAAGCTCACCCTAGGACTGGGTGACCTGGAGATCCAGCAAAATTCAAAGTATCCCgtgctgtttcttctgcttctcataACGTTTGTTGTGTTGACTTTTGTTCTTCTCTTGAACATGCTGATTGCATTAATGGGAGAAACAGTGGAAGATATTTCTAAAGAGAGTGAGCACATCTGGAAACTCCAG AGAGCCAGAACTATCTTGGAATTTGAAAAATTCTTACCAAAAtgtttgaggaaaaaattccAGCTGGGAGAGCGGTGTAAAGTGGCTGAAAATGATACCAGGGTGTgcttaag GATTAATGAAGTGAAGTGGACCGAGTGGAAAACACACGTTTCATTTATTAATGAAGATCCAGGGCCAACAG ATCCAAGCAAAGTTCAAGATAATTCAAGAACTAATAGCAAAACCACCCTGAATACATTTGAAGAAACGGATGATTTGCCTGAAACTTCTGTTTAG
- the TRPV3 gene encoding transient receptor potential cation channel subfamily V member 3 isoform X3: protein MDSNIRPCASGNGEDMDSPQSLQDDATEYSPNVDSCCANISQGAEQTSARKKLKKYIFRAVSEGNIEELQCLLAELKERSNACTNVTVPDYLMKKFTAVDTGKTCLMKALLNINENTNEIVNTLLSFAEENGILERFINAAYTEEAYKGQTALNIAIERRQYEITQSLIEKGADVNAHAQGIFFNPKHKHEGFYFGETALALAACTNQPDIIQLLMDNTRTNISSQDSRGNNILHALVTVAENLKTQNDFVIRMYDMILLKSKDRNLETTRNKEGLTPLQLAAKTGKLEILKYILSREIRDKPNRSLSRKFTDWAYGPVQSSLYDLTELDTTTDNSVLEIIVYNTNIGNRHEMLTLEPLNSLLRMKWKKFARHMFFMSCCFYFLYNVTLTLVSYHRPNENEAPPYPLALTRGVGWLQLSGQVMVMLGAIFLAIKESVAIFLLRPSDLHSILSDAWFHFAFFIQALLVIFSVFLYLFSYKEHLVCLVLAMALGWANMLYFTRGFQSMGIYSVMIQKVILQDVIKFLVVYIVFLLGFGVALAALIETCQDGSECHFHSSLGPVLMDLFKLTLGLGDLEIQQNSKYPVLFLLLLITFVVLTFVLLLNMLIALMGETVEDISKESEHIWKLQRARTILEFEKFLPKCLRKKFQLGERCKVAENDTRVCLRINEVKWTEWKTHVSFINEDPGPTDPSKVQDNSRTNSKTTLNTFEETDDLPETSV, encoded by the exons ATGGATTCAAATATTCGTCCATG tgCATCTGGAAATGGGGAAGACATGGATTCCCCACAGTCTCTTCAGGATGATGCGACTGAATATAGCCCTAATGTAGACAGTTGTTG TGCTAACATATCACAAGGAGCAGAGCAGACCAGTGCCcggaagaagctgaaaaaatacatattccGGGCAGTATCTGAGGGGAATATAGAAGAATTGCAATGTCTGCTCgcagagctgaaggaaagaTCAAATGCGTGTACGAACGTGACTGTGCCAG ATTATCTGATGAAAAAATTCACAGCTGTAGATACTGGGAAAACTTGCCTGATGAAAGCTCTGCTGAACATCAATGAGAACACCAATGAGATAGTGAATACACTACTGtcctttgcagaagaaaatggtATTTTGGAGAGATTCATCAATGCAGCATATACAGAAGAGGCATATAAAG GCCAGACAGCTCTAAATATTGCTATTGAAAGACGACAGTATGAAATCACCCAGAGCCTTATAGAAAAAGGAGCTGATGTCAATGCTCACGCCCAGGGTATTTTCTTTAATCCCAAACATAAGCATGAAGGCTTTTATTTTG GTGAAACTGCACTGGCATTGGCTGCCTGCACCAATCAACCAGACATAATTCAACTGTTAATGGACAATACCAGGACTAACATTTCTTCTCAGGATTCCAGAGGAAACAATATCCTCCATGCATTAGTTACTGTGGCAGAGAACTTGAAAACCCAGAATGACTTCGTAATCAGAATGTACGATATGATTTTGTTGAAAAGTAAAGACAGAAATTTGGAAACAACGAGGAATAAGGAGGGTCTGACACCACTACAATTAGCTGCAAAAACTGGGAAATTAGAG ATTCTGAAATACATCCTGAGCAGAGAGATACGAGACAAGCCTAACAGGAGCTTGTCAAGAAAATTCACAGATTGGGCTTATGGTCCTGTTCAGTCTTCTCTTTACGATCTGACAGAACTAGATACCACCACAGACAATTCAGTATTGGAAATTATTGTCTATAATACAAATATTGGT aatcGTCACGAAATGCTGACTTTGGAGCCTCTGAATTCACTGCTGCGAATGAAATGGAAGAAGTTTGCACGACACATGTTTTTTATGTcatgttgtttttattttctatacaATGTAACACTAACGTTGGTTTCCTACCACAGGCctaatgaaaatgaa GCTCCACCTTATCCACTGGCTCTGACACGTGGTGTGGGATGGCTGCAGTTATCCGGACAGGTGATGGTTATGTTAGGAGCAATATTTTTAGCCATAAAAGAG AGTGTAGCCATCTTTCTGCTTAGGCCCTCAGACCTCCACTCGATTCTCTCTGACGCGTGGTTCCACTTTGCATT ttttataCAAGCTTTGCTTGTgatcttctctgtctttttgtACTTGTTTTCCTACAAAGAACACCTCGTGTGTCTGGTTTTGGCAATGGCCCTGGGATGGGCTAATATGCTCTATTTCACCAGAGGCTTCCAGTCCATGGGCATTTACAGTGTTATGATTCAAAAG gTCATCCTGCAAGATGTGATAAAATTTTTAGTTGTCTATATCGTGTTTTTGCTGGGATTTGGCGTAG CTCTTGCGGCGTTGATTGAAACTTGCCAAGATGGTAGTGAATGCCATTTCCACAGCAGCCTGGGGCCTGTTCTGATGGATCTTTTCAAGCTCACCCTAGGACTGGGTGACCTGGAGATCCAGCAAAATTCAAAGTATCCCgtgctgtttcttctgcttctcataACGTTTGTTGTGTTGACTTTTGTTCTTCTCTTGAACATGCTGATTGCATTAATGGGAGAAACAGTGGAAGATATTTCTAAAGAGAGTGAGCACATCTGGAAACTCCAG AGAGCCAGAACTATCTTGGAATTTGAAAAATTCTTACCAAAAtgtttgaggaaaaaattccAGCTGGGAGAGCGGTGTAAAGTGGCTGAAAATGATACCAGGGTGTgcttaag GATTAATGAAGTGAAGTGGACCGAGTGGAAAACACACGTTTCATTTATTAATGAAGATCCAGGGCCAACAG ATCCAAGCAAAGTTCAAGATAATTCAAGAACTAATAGCAAAACCACCCTGAATACATTTGAAGAAACGGATGATTTGCCTGAAACTTCTGTTTAG